A single region of the Granulicella aggregans genome encodes:
- a CDS encoding peptidylprolyl isomerase: protein MRLHRICCVLLLAMDVSAIAAQSSHKAPVAVIDTSLGRIRCQLFEAERPKTTAQFIALAQGTKAHEKPFYDGTPLYGIPAGVRGGSRSDWPAASLPVENEPVLRYDRPGRMGMRRRAGQTGTTEFMILDHANSEDDGDDAVVFGQCDDASLPVVTEISHRLAVADNHPDRLIVIHHIAILREGQPLPPVARDLPPAMLVANPRAPIASAPEPAGPLAVIETTMGQLSCRLFTKESPVATSVFIGLADGTKEWTNPVTKKVEHGTRFYDGMGFDRVIPDFVIQTGDYTGDISGATDIGFRFKNETFPGLSYDRPGRLAFGNNGPDTNNSEIFISEHPMRRLDGGFTIIGQCDDASVRLVEAIARVPRDAANKPIKPVKIIQVRFVSQ from the coding sequence ATGCGTCTTCACCGAATCTGTTGCGTGTTGCTGCTGGCGATGGATGTATCTGCGATCGCTGCGCAGAGTTCGCACAAAGCACCGGTTGCGGTGATCGACACCTCCCTGGGCCGCATACGTTGTCAGCTCTTCGAGGCTGAGCGTCCGAAGACAACCGCGCAGTTCATCGCCCTGGCCCAGGGCACGAAGGCTCATGAGAAGCCCTTCTACGACGGCACCCCGCTTTACGGCATACCGGCGGGAGTTCGCGGAGGGAGCCGGTCAGACTGGCCAGCAGCGAGTCTTCCAGTGGAGAACGAACCTGTCCTTCGATATGACCGTCCGGGCCGAATGGGCATGCGGCGGAGGGCGGGACAGACCGGAACGACCGAGTTCATGATCCTCGATCACGCGAACTCGGAAGATGATGGCGACGACGCGGTGGTGTTTGGCCAATGCGATGACGCGTCGCTGCCGGTGGTAACGGAGATCTCGCATCGGCTCGCCGTAGCGGACAACCACCCGGACAGGCTGATCGTGATCCATCATATTGCGATCCTTCGCGAGGGCCAGCCTCTGCCGCCGGTCGCGCGCGATCTGCCTCCGGCCATGCTCGTTGCCAATCCTCGGGCACCGATTGCCTCCGCGCCTGAACCGGCAGGGCCTTTGGCGGTGATTGAGACGACGATGGGGCAGTTATCCTGCCGCCTGTTTACGAAAGAGTCGCCTGTAGCCACGAGTGTCTTCATCGGGCTGGCCGATGGTACGAAGGAGTGGACGAATCCCGTCACGAAAAAGGTGGAGCACGGGACGCGCTTCTACGACGGCATGGGGTTCGATCGAGTCATCCCGGACTTCGTGATTCAGACGGGCGACTATACGGGCGATATCAGCGGGGCAACCGATATCGGGTTCCGCTTCAAGAACGAGACCTTTCCGGGGCTAAGCTACGACCGCCCGGGGCGACTGGCGTTCGGCAATAATGGACCTGACACGAACAACAGTGAGATTTTTATCTCGGAACATCCGATGCGGCGGCTTGATGGTGGCTTCACCATCATTGGGCAATGCGATGACGCTTCCGTCAGGCTGGTCGAGGCCATCGCTCGCGTTCCAAGGGACGCTGCGAACAAGCCAATCAAGCCCGTAAAGATTATCCAGGTACGCTTTGTCTCGCAGTGA
- a CDS encoding glycosyltransferase has protein sequence MMLHLWNLVLRVWVVQAWVVGLLWAWKAIEAALGLPKVPDLLDAGWDAAPASGPALTVIVPALNEAENVGACLESLLKQEYTSLEILAVDDRSTDGTGAIMDSFAARYPDRLKVLHITDLPVGWLGKTHAMAVAARESTSEYLLFTDADILFGPDALRRSMAYAVASQADHLVTLPTLVLKRWDEAALLSFFQVCAMWASRPWKVADPKAKRDAVGVGAFNLIRRDVYEGVGGFEALRMEIIEDLGIARRVKRAGLRQRVAFGRGLVNVHWAPGALGVVGVLTKNIFSAFQFRIPLLLFACGWLLAFCVLPVVVIAPGLMLPAILTAVSVVSLYIGLGRHSGISAWNGLLAPIAALLLIYALLRSMVTTLRQGGVVWRGTFYPLAELKRHVAPMW, from the coding sequence ATGATGCTCCACCTTTGGAACCTTGTACTGCGAGTTTGGGTTGTTCAGGCCTGGGTGGTGGGTTTGCTATGGGCGTGGAAGGCGATAGAGGCTGCGCTAGGTCTGCCAAAGGTTCCTGATCTTCTGGATGCTGGCTGGGACGCAGCGCCGGCATCAGGACCGGCGCTGACCGTCATCGTGCCTGCGCTGAACGAGGCCGAGAATGTCGGGGCATGTCTGGAGTCGCTGCTGAAGCAGGAGTACACGTCGTTAGAAATACTGGCGGTGGATGATCGCTCGACGGATGGCACGGGCGCGATCATGGACTCGTTCGCGGCGCGCTATCCGGATCGGCTGAAGGTGCTGCACATCACCGATCTACCTGTGGGATGGCTGGGTAAGACGCACGCCATGGCGGTCGCGGCCCGCGAGTCGACGAGCGAGTATCTGCTGTTCACGGATGCCGACATTCTCTTTGGCCCGGATGCTCTGCGGCGGTCTATGGCGTATGCCGTTGCGAGCCAGGCGGATCATCTGGTGACGCTGCCGACGCTGGTTTTGAAGCGGTGGGACGAGGCGGCGCTGCTGAGCTTCTTCCAGGTCTGCGCCATGTGGGCTTCGCGTCCCTGGAAGGTTGCGGACCCCAAGGCAAAGCGCGATGCCGTAGGTGTGGGTGCCTTCAATCTAATCCGCCGCGATGTGTACGAAGGCGTGGGCGGCTTCGAGGCGCTGCGCATGGAGATCATCGAAGATCTTGGGATAGCGCGCCGCGTCAAGCGGGCGGGACTGCGGCAGAGAGTCGCCTTTGGCAGAGGTCTGGTGAACGTCCACTGGGCGCCGGGCGCACTGGGCGTAGTCGGGGTTCTCACGAAGAATATATTTTCCGCCTTTCAGTTTCGGATTCCCCTGCTGCTCTTTGCATGCGGATGGCTTCTCGCATTTTGCGTGCTGCCGGTAGTGGTGATTGCGCCAGGGCTGATGCTGCCGGCGATCCTAACGGCGGTGTCCGTGGTGTCGCTGTACATCGGGTTGGGACGGCATTCCGGCATCTCTGCCTGGAATGGGTTACTGGCACCGATCGCTGCGCTGCTGCTGATCTACGCCTTGCTGAGGTCGATGGTGACGACACTGCGGCAGGGAGGGGTCGTCTGGCGAGGCACGTTCTATCCGCTTGCGGAGTTGAAGAGGCACGTTGCGCCGATGTGGTGA
- a CDS encoding spinster family MFS transporter codes for MPILQVAGATTALVLLTAMNFVNFIDRYILPGVQELVKKEFALSDERVGALTFWFFVTYMCAAPLTGWLGDRFPRKPLIVLSALLMSGMNLFTATVHSYLALNLRHAALGIAEASFSVYAPAMLADYFEPDQRNRILTIFYTAIPVGAAVGYALGGALGGRYGWRIPFSVSAAPGILIALLILFVMKEPKRGATDVRKPGEKKAATETLFGLAANPQYLYATFGMAMVVFSLGGISAWVPSFLQRAGGYSSSSAGLIVGAVTVFGGLGGTAVGGWIAQIWLKKNKRALYLISAWSALLTVPPAVACFFGPKWAMVPGLATALFFIFLGNGPLNAAIVNSVSGAIRATAIAMELFLIHALGDAPSPRLIGLVSDHSTLGTGLGVTLISMVVAGALLFLGARTVSTSADATSEHGLAG; via the coding sequence TTGCCCATCTTGCAGGTCGCCGGGGCGACGACCGCACTGGTCTTGTTGACGGCGATGAACTTCGTCAACTTCATCGACCGCTACATCCTGCCCGGAGTGCAGGAGCTGGTGAAGAAGGAGTTTGCGCTCTCGGACGAGCGGGTTGGAGCGCTGACCTTCTGGTTCTTTGTGACCTACATGTGCGCGGCGCCGCTTACTGGCTGGCTGGGTGACCGCTTTCCGCGCAAGCCGCTGATCGTGCTCTCCGCGCTGCTGATGAGCGGCATGAATCTGTTCACGGCAACCGTGCACTCGTACCTTGCATTGAATTTGCGTCACGCTGCGCTCGGGATCGCGGAGGCAAGCTTCAGCGTGTACGCCCCCGCGATGCTGGCAGATTATTTTGAGCCGGACCAGAGAAACCGGATCTTGACCATCTTTTATACGGCGATTCCCGTGGGAGCGGCGGTTGGCTATGCGCTTGGTGGAGCGCTGGGTGGACGGTACGGCTGGCGTATTCCGTTCTCTGTCTCGGCCGCGCCGGGAATCCTGATTGCGCTGCTGATTCTCTTCGTGATGAAGGAGCCCAAGCGCGGCGCTACCGACGTGCGCAAGCCCGGCGAGAAAAAGGCAGCCACCGAGACGCTCTTTGGGCTCGCCGCGAATCCGCAGTATCTCTATGCGACCTTCGGCATGGCGATGGTGGTCTTTTCACTCGGAGGCATCTCGGCGTGGGTGCCGAGCTTCCTGCAACGGGCAGGCGGCTACTCCTCAAGCTCTGCCGGGCTGATTGTGGGCGCTGTCACGGTCTTTGGCGGTCTTGGCGGGACGGCGGTTGGCGGATGGATCGCGCAGATTTGGCTTAAGAAGAACAAGCGGGCGCTGTATTTGATCTCGGCGTGGTCGGCGCTGCTTACCGTGCCTCCAGCGGTCGCGTGCTTCTTTGGTCCGAAGTGGGCGATGGTTCCCGGACTTGCCACCGCACTGTTCTTTATCTTCCTGGGTAATGGCCCGTTGAATGCCGCGATCGTGAACTCGGTCTCGGGAGCGATTCGCGCGACGGCCATTGCCATGGAGCTATTCCTGATCCATGCGTTGGGCGATGCTCCTAGTCCCCGGCTGATTGGATTGGTCAGCGATCACTCCACGCTGGGTACGGGCTTAGGCGTGACGCTCATCAGCATGGTGGTGGCTGGGGCGTTGCTGTTTCTTGGCGCGAGGACGGTGTCGACGAGCGCCGATGCGACGTCCGAGCATGGGCTTGCTGGATGA
- a CDS encoding nuclear transport factor 2 family protein, with amino-acid sequence MSATRPPLPPFTLETATQKVRLAEDAWNSRDPARVSLAYTEDSVWRNRSEFLTGREAIVEFLTRKWAKENGYRLIKELWAFTGNHIAVRFQYEWHDESGQWFRAYGNEQWEFSEDGLMRRREASINDVAIAESDRKFHWPQGARPADHPGLGNSVQ; translated from the coding sequence ATGTCCGCCACTCGCCCACCGCTCCCACCCTTCACCCTTGAAACCGCCACCCAGAAGGTCCGGCTGGCCGAGGACGCATGGAACTCCCGCGACCCGGCGCGCGTCTCTCTCGCCTACACCGAAGATAGCGTCTGGCGAAATCGCTCCGAGTTCCTCACCGGGCGCGAGGCCATCGTCGAATTCCTCACCCGCAAATGGGCGAAGGAGAACGGCTACCGCCTCATCAAGGAGCTATGGGCCTTCACCGGAAACCACATCGCCGTCCGCTTCCAGTACGAGTGGCATGACGAATCAGGACAGTGGTTTCGCGCCTATGGGAATGAGCAGTGGGAGTTCAGCGAAGACGGCCTGATGCGGCGACGCGAAGCATCCATCAACGACGTCGCAATCGCCGAATCAGACCGCAAGTTCCACTGGCCACAAGGAGCGCGCCCCGCCGATCATCCCGGGCTGGGCAATTCCGTCCAGTAG
- the queF gene encoding preQ(1) synthase: MAKKKKRTTGYTDDHAKAGLDTKFPDIETWQNQFAGYEILVDDPEFTSVCPKTGLPDFGVLTIRYSPRKTCLELKSLKEYLFVYRNLGIFQENIVNQVLNDVVKACDPVWAVVKGDFRPRGGISTIVEARYPRPDEK; encoded by the coding sequence ATGGCTAAGAAGAAAAAGAGAACTACCGGCTACACCGACGACCACGCCAAGGCTGGTCTCGACACGAAGTTTCCCGATATTGAGACCTGGCAGAACCAGTTTGCCGGATATGAGATTCTCGTCGACGACCCCGAGTTTACCTCCGTGTGCCCGAAGACGGGATTGCCCGACTTCGGCGTGCTTACCATCCGTTACTCTCCCCGAAAGACCTGCCTTGAGCTGAAGTCGCTAAAGGAGTACCTGTTTGTCTACCGCAATCTGGGAATCTTTCAGGAGAACATCGTCAACCAGGTGCTGAACGATGTGGTGAAGGCTTGCGACCCTGTCTGGGCCGTGGTCAAGGGCGACTTTCGGCCGCGCGGCGGGATCTCCACAATTGTCGAGGCACGATATCCCCGGCCAGACGAGAAGTAG
- a CDS encoding M48 family metallopeptidase, with product MRFASIKYPVLQVGMAAALALPVSAISQQTPAPASSPAPTSSTPSTSTPADTGAQPASTPPITGSDKGSDAPAAKDAKPLPAPAAKTDSLPSPGEALDPHIKAGSEDDVNAVGTRNIGGRGVGNWFSTNWEISNGKQYSMEIEKSAHLVNDPVINEYVNRIGQNIVKNSDCKVPFTIKVIDTDEINAMALPGGFFYVNSGLILAAEEEAELAGVMAHETAHVCAHHAAREQTRLGYMQIGSIPLYILTSGSWTGYGIYEASQLAIPVTFLQFSRQFESEADYLGLQYMYRAGYDPQAFIQFFEKLDALEKHKPGTLAKVFSDHPQTPDRINRSEDEIATIMPAKPDYIVTTSEFDDVKARLARLENKRKVNDGKGGNKPTLRRAGGTNNDPNNPSSSTDDRPTLGKHT from the coding sequence ATGCGTTTCGCCTCCATCAAATATCCCGTTCTCCAGGTCGGAATGGCCGCGGCTCTGGCTCTTCCTGTGTCGGCTATCTCGCAACAGACTCCGGCTCCTGCATCCAGTCCTGCGCCTACCTCCTCAACGCCGTCTACCAGTACTCCGGCAGATACCGGCGCTCAGCCGGCGAGCACGCCGCCTATCACAGGATCGGATAAGGGTTCCGACGCTCCTGCGGCGAAGGATGCAAAGCCGCTTCCCGCTCCTGCGGCGAAGACGGACTCGTTGCCGTCTCCGGGCGAGGCGCTCGATCCGCATATCAAGGCGGGCAGTGAAGATGACGTGAACGCGGTGGGGACGCGAAACATCGGCGGTCGCGGTGTAGGGAACTGGTTCTCGACGAACTGGGAGATCTCGAACGGCAAACAGTATTCGATGGAGATCGAGAAGTCGGCTCACCTCGTCAATGACCCCGTCATCAATGAATATGTGAATCGCATCGGGCAGAACATCGTGAAGAACTCCGATTGCAAGGTGCCGTTCACCATCAAGGTCATCGATACGGACGAGATCAACGCCATGGCGCTCCCGGGCGGATTCTTCTACGTCAACTCCGGGCTGATCCTGGCCGCCGAAGAAGAGGCGGAGCTCGCCGGAGTGATGGCGCATGAGACCGCTCATGTGTGCGCCCACCACGCGGCGCGCGAGCAGACACGGCTGGGATACATGCAGATCGGCTCGATTCCTCTGTACATTCTTACTTCGGGATCGTGGACAGGATACGGAATCTATGAGGCGTCGCAATTGGCGATTCCGGTGACCTTCCTGCAGTTTTCGCGGCAGTTTGAGTCTGAGGCGGACTACCTGGGGCTGCAGTACATGTATCGCGCGGGGTACGATCCGCAGGCGTTTATCCAGTTCTTTGAGAAGCTGGATGCGCTCGAGAAGCACAAGCCAGGAACGCTGGCGAAGGTCTTCTCCGACCATCCGCAGACGCCGGACCGGATCAACCGCTCCGAAGATGAGATCGCGACGATTATGCCGGCCAAACCCGATTACATCGTGACGACTTCGGAGTTCGACGATGTAAAGGCTCGCCTGGCGCGGCTTGAGAACAAGCGTAAGGTCAACGACGGCAAGGGCGGCAACAAGCCCACGCTGCGTCGCGCTGGTGGCACCAATAACGATCCGAACAACCCATCCTCCTCGACCGACGACCGCCCGACCCTGGGCAAGCACACCTAG
- a CDS encoding type II secretion system protein translates to MVIQKTVSGQRAAGARGGEQGFTLLELMIVMIIIGVLAAIAVPSYLASVRKAKEAVLREDLHTMRSAIDSYTVDKSKAPQSLNDLVESGYLKAIPKDPITARTDTWIADQSDTLTSVDETQGGITDVHSGAQETSSEGTSYSTW, encoded by the coding sequence ATGGTGATTCAAAAGACAGTATCGGGCCAAAGAGCCGCCGGGGCACGGGGTGGAGAGCAGGGGTTCACGCTGCTCGAGCTGATGATCGTCATGATCATCATCGGCGTGCTGGCGGCGATCGCAGTCCCGTCGTACCTAGCCTCCGTCCGCAAGGCCAAGGAAGCGGTGCTGCGGGAAGACCTTCACACGATGCGGTCGGCGATCGACTCCTACACGGTGGACAAGTCGAAGGCGCCGCAGTCGCTGAACGATCTGGTGGAGTCGGGATATCTGAAGGCGATTCCCAAGGACCCGATCACCGCGCGGACCGACACCTGGATCGCCGACCAGAGTGACACCTTAACCTCGGTCGATGAGACGCAGGGTGGCATTACCGACGTACACAGCGGGGCGCAGGAGACCTCGAGCGAGGGGACGTCGTACTCCACCTGGTGA
- a CDS encoding type II secretion system protein — protein MGDRPGLPVGKRVSESGLSFVELIIVVTILAILAGAAVPIARFQVKRQKEKELRRDLWEMRAAIDAYKDAAMKGGMVTKADSMNYPPDLQTLVDGVDIQSKKVKFLRKIPIDPMTGNTDWGLRSNQDEPDSDSFGGQNVFDVYTKSNGTALDGTKYSTW, from the coding sequence ATCGGCGACCGGCCTGGCCTGCCGGTGGGGAAGAGGGTCTCGGAGTCCGGTCTCTCGTTCGTCGAGCTGATTATCGTGGTCACGATCCTTGCGATCCTGGCTGGTGCCGCGGTGCCGATCGCAAGATTTCAGGTGAAGCGCCAAAAGGAGAAGGAGCTGCGCAGGGACCTCTGGGAGATGCGGGCCGCCATCGACGCTTACAAGGATGCGGCAATGAAGGGCGGCATGGTGACCAAGGCGGACAGCATGAATTATCCGCCCGATCTTCAGACGCTGGTGGATGGTGTCGATATTCAATCGAAGAAGGTCAAGTTTCTGAGGAAGATTCCGATCGATCCGATGACAGGCAATACGGACTGGGGACTACGGTCGAATCAGGACGAGCCGGATTCGGACTCCTTCGGCGGACAGAACGTCTTCGACGTCTACACGAAGAGCAACGGCACGGCACTGGACGGAACGAAGTACAGCACATGGTGA
- a CDS encoding cohesin domain-containing protein: MGRWFSTYLSRRLPVVLGGLPASLLIVGGLALTVGLSGRTAQGQSAAGWNKRGQAAEARQDYDAAFEDYKKAAAKAPKDIRFKTRYENMRFKAGAAHVDRGRVYLQGGDSGAALMEFTRALEIDPSNQTAQQEIDIIRNPKAAAQMPSPGKIGGQNEAQQKIGSVSGIVELKPVSNDPITLHMIEDTKVIYQAIGKAAGLNVLFDPDYTSKRIPVDLTTVTLSDALRIVGTISNTFYKPVTANTIFVAQNTRQKRTDLDEMAVQTFYLSNTSTANDATEVLTAIRNLLDPSVKIFLVATQNAIVMRATPDQLLLAQKLLNDLDRAKPEVVVDVAVLEVNRDRIRQLGIQLPQSFGASVQSTAASTSSSSTTTTTTSGTTLNTLAHLTGNNIAVTIGAAEVDALLTDSDTRILQNPRIRASDGQRATLKIGSKIPVATGSYSAGAATGLTSGIGVQTQFTYLDVGVNIDMTPTVHLDREVTLKLKVEVSSQNGNVTISGVTEPIISQRVAEQTIQLLDGEPSVMAGILTQQDSLSLSGTPGLGELPLLKYFFGSRKNEKQQDEIVFLLIPHIVRESVLSRLNTRAIDTGTSQSIELHREGGSAIGSDPADAEAGPSAIQPVSSVTAASAAAAMVHPTPQKLNSNLPSDLPQTTAPIGGSGITSAPPAAPFAQPGGRTAIQFGIEPANASQAVGSTFQTSVTLANGEDVFAVPMQLQFNPAVLQLVNVDSGPFLGSDGQAVALAHRDEGNGLVALSARRPPNTKGVSGQGTVCILTFKAIAPGDSPITMVKVGASDSRNINIPATGSQAVVHVK; encoded by the coding sequence ATGGGACGCTGGTTCAGCACATATCTTTCGAGGCGTCTCCCCGTCGTTCTGGGTGGTCTTCCGGCATCTTTGTTGATCGTGGGCGGACTTGCGCTGACCGTTGGACTCTCGGGCCGCACGGCCCAGGGGCAGTCGGCAGCGGGTTGGAACAAGCGCGGCCAGGCAGCCGAGGCGCGGCAGGACTACGATGCCGCCTTCGAGGACTACAAGAAGGCCGCCGCGAAAGCACCCAAAGACATCCGCTTCAAGACTCGTTACGAGAACATGCGCTTCAAAGCAGGTGCAGCGCACGTGGACCGTGGCCGTGTTTACCTCCAGGGAGGAGACTCTGGGGCCGCGCTGATGGAGTTTACCCGCGCGCTCGAGATCGATCCGTCGAACCAGACCGCGCAGCAGGAGATCGACATCATCCGCAACCCGAAGGCGGCCGCGCAGATGCCTTCTCCGGGAAAGATCGGGGGACAAAATGAGGCGCAGCAGAAGATTGGATCGGTAAGCGGAATCGTCGAACTGAAGCCGGTATCGAACGATCCGATCACGCTGCATATGATTGAGGACACAAAGGTTATCTACCAGGCGATCGGCAAGGCCGCTGGCCTGAATGTTCTCTTCGACCCAGACTATACCTCGAAGCGCATTCCGGTGGATCTGACGACGGTGACTCTCTCGGATGCTTTGCGCATCGTGGGAACGATCTCGAACACGTTTTACAAGCCGGTGACGGCGAATACGATCTTTGTCGCCCAGAACACCCGGCAGAAGCGCACCGACCTCGACGAGATGGCGGTGCAAACCTTCTACCTGAGCAATACCAGTACCGCGAACGACGCGACCGAAGTTCTGACCGCGATCCGCAACCTGCTCGATCCGAGCGTGAAGATCTTCCTGGTGGCGACACAGAACGCGATCGTGATGCGCGCAACCCCGGACCAGCTTCTGCTGGCCCAGAAGCTGTTGAACGATCTCGACCGGGCGAAGCCTGAGGTCGTCGTCGACGTGGCGGTACTTGAAGTGAATCGCGACCGGATTCGGCAGCTGGGCATCCAGTTGCCGCAGTCTTTCGGAGCCTCGGTACAGAGCACCGCGGCGTCCACGAGTTCGAGCAGTACCACCACGACGACTACCAGCGGAACGACGCTCAATACGTTGGCGCACCTGACTGGAAACAATATCGCTGTGACCATCGGAGCGGCTGAGGTCGATGCGCTGCTTACCGACAGCGACACGCGCATCCTGCAGAATCCGCGTATTCGCGCCTCCGACGGCCAGCGCGCGACGCTCAAGATCGGATCGAAGATCCCGGTAGCGACCGGCTCCTATAGCGCCGGCGCCGCAACTGGTCTGACCTCTGGCATTGGTGTCCAGACCCAGTTCACCTATCTCGACGTGGGCGTGAACATCGACATGACGCCAACCGTCCACCTTGACCGCGAGGTGACCCTGAAGCTGAAGGTTGAAGTTTCTTCGCAGAACGGCAACGTGACCATCAGCGGCGTCACGGAGCCGATCATCTCGCAGCGTGTGGCGGAGCAGACGATCCAGCTGCTGGACGGAGAACCCAGCGTGATGGCTGGAATCCTTACACAGCAGGACAGCCTGTCGCTGAGTGGAACGCCGGGACTTGGTGAACTTCCGCTACTTAAGTATTTCTTTGGATCGCGCAAGAACGAGAAGCAGCAGGACGAGATCGTCTTTCTTCTGATCCCCCATATTGTTCGGGAATCGGTACTGAGCCGCTTGAACACGCGCGCCATCGATACCGGAACCAGCCAGTCGATCGAGCTGCACCGCGAAGGGGGCTCGGCCATTGGCTCCGATCCTGCGGACGCCGAGGCTGGGCCTTCGGCGATCCAGCCGGTCTCAAGCGTGACAGCGGCCAGCGCCGCGGCTGCGATGGTGCATCCGACGCCGCAGAAGTTGAATTCGAATCTGCCCAGCGATCTTCCGCAGACGACGGCTCCGATTGGCGGCAGCGGGATCACATCCGCACCCCCTGCGGCACCGTTCGCTCAACCGGGGGGACGAACCGCGATCCAGTTTGGCATCGAGCCCGCAAATGCGTCGCAGGCGGTGGGCAGCACCTTCCAGACCTCCGTGACCCTCGCAAACGGTGAAGACGTATTCGCAGTGCCGATGCAGCTGCAGTTCAATCCGGCGGTGCTGCAGCTGGTCAACGTGGATTCAGGACCGTTCCTCGGCTCCGACGGCCAGGCTGTAGCTTTGGCTCACCGCGACGAGGGCAACGGGCTGGTAGCGCTCTCTGCAAGGCGTCCGCCCAACACGAAGGGCGTCAGCGGACAAGGTACGGTGTGCATCCTGACCTTCAAGGCGATCGCCCCGGGTGACTCGCCGATCACGATGGTCAAGGTTGGCGCAAGCGACAGCAGGAACATCAACATTCCGGCCACCGGATCGCAGGCCGTGGTGCATGTGAAGTGA
- the smpB gene encoding SsrA-binding protein SmpB encodes MPRSLSNPTVAHQPKPVVKEKDRDPVAAGLRDAAYNRSASHNYFLTDKFEAGVALRGTEVKSIREGKANLKDAYGLLKDGECFLLNAHIGPFSHGNAMNHESLRTRKLLLHKQEVRKLEGMTKQKGFTLIPTRLYFRHGRVKCELALAKGKQEWDKRATERKREADNEAKSAIARSQRR; translated from the coding sequence ATGCCTCGTTCTCTATCCAATCCGACCGTCGCCCACCAACCCAAGCCGGTGGTGAAGGAAAAGGACCGCGATCCTGTCGCCGCTGGCCTGCGCGATGCCGCCTATAACCGATCGGCGAGCCATAACTACTTCCTTACTGACAAGTTCGAAGCCGGAGTGGCGCTGCGCGGCACCGAGGTCAAGAGCATTCGCGAAGGAAAAGCCAACCTGAAGGACGCCTACGGCCTGCTCAAAGATGGCGAATGCTTCCTGCTGAACGCCCACATCGGTCCCTTCTCCCACGGCAACGCCATGAACCACGAATCCCTCCGCACCCGCAAACTTCTGCTGCACAAACAAGAGGTGAGGAAGCTCGAAGGTATGACGAAACAGAAGGGCTTTACGCTCATTCCGACACGTCTTTATTTTCGGCATGGACGGGTGAAATGTGAGCTTGCTTTGGCTAAGGGCAAGCAGGAATGGGACAAGCGCGCGACCGAGCGCAAGCGCGAAGCGGATAACGAGGCCAAGTCCGCCATCGCCCGCAGCCAGCGGCGATAG